In Parageobacillus sp. KH3-4, the genomic window CTTGCTTAATGCCAACGCCATTTCCTCGGATAAATATGAAGTGATATAACAAAAAGCAGCTGTCGATGGCCAGTTCGCTTTTTCGGCGGAAATAACGCGCGCAAACGATTCTTGACTATCGCAAATGACTGTTGCCAAATGATAAAAAATCTGCTGTAAATGCGGTTCTCCGTTTCGTACAGGAAAGATGACACGGTCGCTTCCGACGGACACAAATCCCGTCTGCACCCCGTGCTGAATAGCGGCCCGCAAAAAAGAAGCGGCAAACATCACAAGCTCTTCAAATAATGATGTTGGTGTACGATCAAGCACAACGACTAAATCATCCCGCTGTCTTTCTTCAAATTCTTTTGTCATCAGCTGCAGCTTGCGCGCCGAAGCTTTCCAATGAACTAATGAAAATCTGTCTCCCAGCGCATATTCGCGGACACCGATTGCCATTGTCATATCACGATGAAGCAAAAATGAAGAAGCGGCAATTCCTTGTTCGAAATAATGCCTGACTTTCCGGTACGACATATCAACATAGCGAGGGTATACAATGATCGTTTCGTCCACCAAATGAATCGAATCTTTTTCCATAAGTCCAAAAAAGTCGGTAGCGGTAAGGCGAATGGCAGTAAAAACATGTTCGCCGCGCGGCAGCTCGCGCAACTGATACGTATAAGAAAACGTTTTTTTCCAGATAAACGGAATCGTTGCTTTCGTTTGCGCCACATTTAATGTAGAAACGTGGCTTTCCCTAATCGTCATCGCGACAAACGGAAACCAAAACGGAAAACGTACTTCAACCGTTGCTGTAAGCGAATCGCCAGCATGATAGCGCCGCTGATAAATCATCCGCCGCACGCTGGCACGATGAAACGGATAAATGGCGATTGCTAACGAATAAAATCCAAATGGGAGAAAACTGTAAAACAAAAACCAGCTGACAAAACCACCCTGAAACATCGCATACGAAAAAAGCACGGCGAACAAACTGCATAATATGAAGATTTGTCTAATAAAGCGCACTTGTTTTCTCATCGTTTCACTACCTTTGAATAGGGACGGGTGTTCTTTTTATCATTTGAGCGACCATTTCTTCGGCTGTAAGTCCGTCAAATTTTGCTTCCGATTTAACAATGATGCGATGAGACAATACGTATGGCGCTAAAAACTGCACATCGTCAGGAATGACAAATCCGCGCCCGTGCACAAAGGCATACGCTTGCGCCGCTTTCATCAGCGCAACGGAACCGCGCGGGCTTACTCCTAAATAAATCGAAGCGTTTGCTCTGCTTTGTTGCACCATTTCGACGATGTAACGTTTCACATTTTCATCGACATACACATCAGCCACTTGTTTTTGCAAATGAAGCAACTCATCCATCGTAATGACAGGCTGTATCTCCTCAATCGGCGGCACTTTTTCGCTGCGGTTTAACATTTCTATTTCTTCCGCAAGCGAAGGATACCCCATTTTCAGCTTTAACATAAAACGGTCGAGTTGGGCTTCCGGCAGCGGATAGGTCCCTTCATATTCGATCGGGTTTTGCGTGGCCATCACGAAAAACGGACGTGGCAACGGCCTCGTCACCCCATCGACTGTAACGCTTCCTTCTTCCATTGCCTCCAATAACGCCGATTGCGTCTTCGGCGAAGTGCGGTTAATTTCATCCGCCAAAACAATGTTTCCCATAATCGGACCCGGTTTATATTCAAACTGCATTTCTTTCTGATTATAAACGGACACTCCAATCACATCGCTCGGCAACAAATCAGGAGTAAACTGAATTCGCTTAAACCGCGCGTTGATCGATTTCGCCAACGCGCGTACAAGCATCGTTTTTCCGACTCCCGGAACGTCCTCAAGCAGCACATGCCCTTTCGCAAGCAGCGCGACAATGCTTAATATGGCGACATCTCGTTTGCCGATAATCACTTTTTCTATGTTTTCAACCACTCTAGCAATAGTTGGGTGTAATGTCTCGTTCGCTTTCATCCATAAGAACTCCTTTATCATCGATTTTATCGTTTACTATTCCACAAATATAGCGCAAAACCTTTTTTACCGCTGAAAACGTATTTCATAAACTTAACAAAGTAGACATGAACAATTATTTCAAGTAATATGATAACAAATATACATAATTTTTAGAATAATTTTGTGAGGGGATGGGCATGAAAAGCAGCGGTAAATGGAATATCATCGGTCCCGGACTGATTGTCGCAGCTACGGGGGTCGGAGCGGGTGACCTTGTAGCAGCGCTCGTCGCCGGAACAAACTACGGTCTTGTATTTGCCTGGTCCATTATTGTCGGAGCGATCTTGAAGTTTGTCCTGAATGAAGGGGTAGGCCGCTGGCACTTACTGAGTGGAAAGACGATTTTTGAAGGCTGGCAGTCGATGGGAAAATGGGCTTCCGTCTATTTCGGCGTTTACGCCCTTATCTGGGGATTCGTATACGGAGCAGCCGGCACATCGTCTTGCGCGCTGGCGATGTCCGCAATGATTCCGGCAACTCCGCTATGGGCATGGGCGATCATCCACGGAATCGCAGGGTTTGCCCTCACTTGGTCGGGACGCTTTCGACTATTTGAGCGCGCCATGAACATACTGGTCGGTCTTATGTTTATCACTGTCGTCGGCTCGGCCGTCCTCGCCCTTCCAAAGCTTAGCGGATTATGGCATACGGCGGTGCCTGACTTGCCAAAAGGCTCACTTCTTTATGCGCTCGGATTGATCGGTGGAGTGGGCGGTTCTATTACAATGGCTTCTTACGGTTATTGGATTCAAGAAAATGGCTGGAAAGACCGCTCTTATGTTTCGGCAATGCGCTACGATTCGGCGATTGCCTATATTGTGACAGCTATTTTTACTTTATCGCTCCTTGTGCTCGGCGCGGCGCTACTATATGGAACAGATGTAAGCATCAGCGGCGAACAAGGGCTTGTATCATTTGCGTCCATTATGGGAAACGAGATTCATCCGGCTGCACGTTGGCTGTTTTTGCTTGGTTTCTGGTCCGCCTCATTTACATCTGTCGTCGGCGTATGGAACGGGGTTTCCTATTTGTTCGCCGATTTTATCCGAAATCTGCGGAAATCACACATCGATAAAAGAAAGTTAAACCAAACAAAAGCGTTCCGCTTCTACATATTTTGGTTGACCTTCCCGCCGATGCTGCTCCACTTTATCGGCAAACCGGTCGGCTTAATTATCGCGTACGGCGCGTTAGGAGCATTATTTATGCCATTTTTGGCCATCACGTTGCTATGGCTTTTAAACTCAAAAAAAGAATTGCCAGAAGAAGGACGAAACCATTGGCTATCGAACTTATTCCTCGCCCTTTGCCTTGTGCTGTTTGTCGTCTTAGCAATTAATGAACTGCGGAATACATTTAGGTGAGAAAAGCAAACTGAAAGGAGTTACACGACCTTTAAAAATTGCCAAAATGATAAATACGTATTGATTATTATAGCAATCGCCAAAATTCAATCATTTTTTGTTTGCTCATGGAGTTCAACTATTCTTTCTAGCTCTTCTGGCGTATATCCTTTTTTTCTCATTTTATCTATAAATGCACTCCAGTTATGCTTTGTAGATTTAGCTTTTTTATTTTGCCATTCACGATTATATTTTATTTCTCGCTTAGCCATTTCTATAATTTCCATAGCTTCTCTTACTGTTTCGACTCGTTTTCTCGCCCAATGACTGGCAATTCTCTCCGTATATTCTTTAGGCAGCTTCACGACTGTGATCGACATGATAAAATAAATAAGAACATTAACCACACCAGCGTTTAACTTTTGATATTTCATAATATCACTTATTGTGATTAAATCTTTTATGTCGGGCTCTATTCTCCCCTTTAAATGATAAAGTAATTCCATCGGTGAAAGTTCTTCTAATTTTTTTATTAACTGTTCCTCTTTTGTCGTTGGTTCTTTATCGATAAATTCACGCAATTCTTCAGGTTGTGTTTTTGTTACATGATGCAAAACCTCGTCTATTACATTAAATTCCTTATGGCTTTTATATTTATTAAGCAACACTTTTTGCAAATCATTCATATTCATTGTTTCACCCTCATATCTAATAATTCTCTTTCCACAAATTAGTCTCCAAATCGCACTACACCATATTGACCAGTTTATAGCATGTCAGTTCATAAAATCATCTCCATTTTTTTCTTTAGTTTATAAGAAAAAATAGAATATTCAAAGCGAAATTTTTATGCATGAGAAACATCTCATAATTTCTTATGTTCACTTTTGTTGTGTTTTTGAATTTCCGATTTTCTACAACTTTGAACAACAAAAAAAGGACTACCTCCTTTTTTGAACATATCCCTGTCAAGTAGACAGTGTTTAAAAAGACCCTCTCATCAGCTTCATCCATCATAGTTGATTGGACTTTGTCAGTGTCAAGGAAATCACTTGACACTGACAGCCCATCAACTAATTGGCAGACAA contains:
- a CDS encoding Nramp family divalent metal transporter, which encodes MKSSGKWNIIGPGLIVAATGVGAGDLVAALVAGTNYGLVFAWSIIVGAILKFVLNEGVGRWHLLSGKTIFEGWQSMGKWASVYFGVYALIWGFVYGAAGTSSCALAMSAMIPATPLWAWAIIHGIAGFALTWSGRFRLFERAMNILVGLMFITVVGSAVLALPKLSGLWHTAVPDLPKGSLLYALGLIGGVGGSITMASYGYWIQENGWKDRSYVSAMRYDSAIAYIVTAIFTLSLLVLGAALLYGTDVSISGEQGLVSFASIMGNEIHPAARWLFLLGFWSASFTSVVGVWNGVSYLFADFIRNLRKSHIDKRKLNQTKAFRFYIFWLTFPPMLLHFIGKPVGLIIAYGALGALFMPFLAITLLWLLNSKKELPEEGRNHWLSNLFLALCLVLFVVLAINELRNTFR
- a CDS encoding MoxR family ATPase, which produces MKANETLHPTIARVVENIEKVIIGKRDVAILSIVALLAKGHVLLEDVPGVGKTMLVRALAKSINARFKRIQFTPDLLPSDVIGVSVYNQKEMQFEYKPGPIMGNIVLADEINRTSPKTQSALLEAMEEGSVTVDGVTRPLPRPFFVMATQNPIEYEGTYPLPEAQLDRFMLKLKMGYPSLAEEIEMLNRSEKVPPIEEIQPVITMDELLHLQKQVADVYVDENVKRYIVEMVQQSRANASIYLGVSPRGSVALMKAAQAYAFVHGRGFVIPDDVQFLAPYVLSHRIIVKSEAKFDGLTAEEMVAQMIKRTPVPIQR
- a CDS encoding DnaD domain protein, giving the protein MNMNDLQKVLLNKYKSHKEFNVIDEVLHHVTKTQPEELREFIDKEPTTKEEQLIKKLEELSPMELLYHLKGRIEPDIKDLITISDIMKYQKLNAGVVNVLIYFIMSITVVKLPKEYTERIASHWARKRVETVREAMEIIEMAKREIKYNREWQNKKAKSTKHNWSAFIDKMRKKGYTPEELERIVELHEQTKND
- a CDS encoding DUF58 domain-containing protein is translated as MRKQVRFIRQIFILCSLFAVLFSYAMFQGGFVSWFLFYSFLPFGFYSLAIAIYPFHRASVRRMIYQRRYHAGDSLTATVEVRFPFWFPFVAMTIRESHVSTLNVAQTKATIPFIWKKTFSYTYQLRELPRGEHVFTAIRLTATDFFGLMEKDSIHLVDETIIVYPRYVDMSYRKVRHYFEQGIAASSFLLHRDMTMAIGVREYALGDRFSLVHWKASARKLQLMTKEFEERQRDDLVVVLDRTPTSLFEELVMFAASFLRAAIQHGVQTGFVSVGSDRVIFPVRNGEPHLQQIFYHLATVICDSQESFARVISAEKANWPSTAAFCYITSYLSEEMALALSKVPGRGNKGTVFLIKEDLTREERNSLEILRRKGVHVAVISPRNITTLRKGRDG